The proteins below come from a single Solea senegalensis isolate Sse05_10M linkage group LG2, IFAPA_SoseM_1, whole genome shotgun sequence genomic window:
- the LOC122765586 gene encoding solute carrier family 35 member F5-like isoform X1 yields the protein MEWVFIMNRMSSQGSSASQRRRMVLGVLILLLVDVIWVVSSELTSYIFKQQDYNKPFFSTFTKTSMFVLYLLGFLLWRPWRQQCSGSLKRRRSAFFADAEAYFAHCTTDTTVNNRLSEPLYLPMKFQDVPAEHSNCLIGDCESSASRKQRVRFSNIMEVRQLPSTQALEAKLSRMSYPAAKDHEAMLRTVGKLTITDVAKISFFFCFVWFLANLSYQEALSDMQVAIVNILSSTSGLFTLILAAIFPSNSTDRFTLSKLVTVALSIGGVALVSFSSMDNPDENGVIGSLWSLAGAILYAVYIVMIKRRVDREDKLDIPMFFGFVGLFNLLLLWPGFLLLHYTGFEAFELPSQLVWTYILINGLIGTVLSEFLWLWGCFLTSSLIGTLSLSLTIPLSIMADICMQKVRFSWLFFAGAVPVFLAFIIATLLCHYNNWDPVLLGLRRVYAFICRKHRIQRLPEDSEQCESLIPLHVVSPSEGSLCS from the exons ATGGAATGGGTTTTCATCATGAATCGGATGAGCTCTCAGGGAAGCTCTGCATCCCAGCGGAGGCGAATGGTTCTGGGGGTGTTGATACTCCTGCTGGTGGATGTCATCTGGGTAGTCTCCTCTGAGCTAACCTCG TACATTTTCAAGCAGCAGGACTACAACAAACCCTTCTTCAGCACATTCACCAAGACCTCCATGTTTGTGCTGTATCTGCTGGGGTTCCTGCTGTGGCGTCCCTGGAGGCAACAGTGCAGTGGCTCTCTGAAACGCAGGCGCTCTGCTTTT tTTGCTGACGCTGAGGCCTACTTTGCACACTGCACCACTGACACCACTGTGAACAACCGTTTG AGTGAACCACTGTACCTACCAATGAAGTTCCAGGATGTACCTGCAGAACACTCAAATTGTCTAATTGGAGACTGTGAATCTT CAGCCTCCAGAAAGCAGCGGGTGCGGTTCAGTAATATCATGGAGGTGCGTCAGCTGCCCTCGACTCAAGCTCTGGAAGCTAAACTGTCCCGCATGTCCTACCCTGCTGCCAAGGACCATGAAGCTATGTTGCGCACAGTGGGCAAGCTAACCATCACTGATGTGGCCAAaatcagcttcttcttttgcttCGTG TGGTTCTTGGCCAACCTGTCCTACCAGGAGGCGCTGTCTGACATGCAGGTGGCAATAGTCAACATTTTGTCGTCCACTTCAG gCCTCTTTACACTCATCCTAGCAGCCATATTTCCCAGCAACAGCACTGACCGTTTCACCTTGTCCAAACTGGTCACCGTGGCTCTGAG CATCGGAGGCGTTGCCCTTGTCAGTTTCTCCAGCATGGACAACCCCGATGAGAATGGTGTCATAG GCTCTCTGTGGTCACTGGCTGGGGCGATTCTCTACGCCGTCTACATCGTGATGATTAAGAGACGAGTGGATCGGGAGGATAAGCTTGACATTCCCATGTTCTTTG GGTTTGTGGGTCTGTTcaacctgctgctgttgtggcCGGGCTTCCTCCTGCTTCACTATACAGGCTTTGAGGCCTTTGAGCTCCCCAGCCAGCTTGTGTGGACGTACATCCTCATTAACGGCCTCATCGGCACTGTCCTCTCAGAGTTCCTCTGGCTGTG GGGCTGTTTCCTCACATCGTCTCTAATCGGGACGCTATCATTGAGCCTCACTATCCCGCTCTCCATAATGGCAGACATTTGTATGCAGAAG GTGCGTTTTTCATGGCTGTTCTTTGCTGGGGCAGTTCCTGTCTTCCTCGCCTTCATCATCGCTACACTCCTATGCCACTACAACAACTGGGACCCTGTTCTCTTGGGGCTCAGGAGAGTCTACGCCTTCATTTGCAGAAAACATCGCATTCAGAG ACTGCCAGAAGACAGTGAGCAGTGTGAAAGCCTAATTCCTCTACACGTCGTCTCCCCCAGCGAAGGAAGCCTGTGTTCGTGA
- the LOC122765586 gene encoding solute carrier family 35 member F5-like isoform X2, with product MEWVFIMNRMSSQGSSASQRRRMVLGVLILLLVDVIWVVSSELTSYIFKQQDYNKPFFSTFTKTSMFVLYLLGFLLWRPWRQQCSGSLKRRRSAFFADAEAYFAHCTTDTTVNNRLSEPLYLPMKFQDVPAEHSNCLIGDCESSSRKQRVRFSNIMEVRQLPSTQALEAKLSRMSYPAAKDHEAMLRTVGKLTITDVAKISFFFCFVWFLANLSYQEALSDMQVAIVNILSSTSGLFTLILAAIFPSNSTDRFTLSKLVTVALSIGGVALVSFSSMDNPDENGVIGSLWSLAGAILYAVYIVMIKRRVDREDKLDIPMFFGFVGLFNLLLLWPGFLLLHYTGFEAFELPSQLVWTYILINGLIGTVLSEFLWLWGCFLTSSLIGTLSLSLTIPLSIMADICMQKVRFSWLFFAGAVPVFLAFIIATLLCHYNNWDPVLLGLRRVYAFICRKHRIQRLPEDSEQCESLIPLHVVSPSEGSLCS from the exons ATGGAATGGGTTTTCATCATGAATCGGATGAGCTCTCAGGGAAGCTCTGCATCCCAGCGGAGGCGAATGGTTCTGGGGGTGTTGATACTCCTGCTGGTGGATGTCATCTGGGTAGTCTCCTCTGAGCTAACCTCG TACATTTTCAAGCAGCAGGACTACAACAAACCCTTCTTCAGCACATTCACCAAGACCTCCATGTTTGTGCTGTATCTGCTGGGGTTCCTGCTGTGGCGTCCCTGGAGGCAACAGTGCAGTGGCTCTCTGAAACGCAGGCGCTCTGCTTTT tTTGCTGACGCTGAGGCCTACTTTGCACACTGCACCACTGACACCACTGTGAACAACCGTTTG AGTGAACCACTGTACCTACCAATGAAGTTCCAGGATGTACCTGCAGAACACTCAAATTGTCTAATTGGAGACTGTGAATCTT CCTCCAGAAAGCAGCGGGTGCGGTTCAGTAATATCATGGAGGTGCGTCAGCTGCCCTCGACTCAAGCTCTGGAAGCTAAACTGTCCCGCATGTCCTACCCTGCTGCCAAGGACCATGAAGCTATGTTGCGCACAGTGGGCAAGCTAACCATCACTGATGTGGCCAAaatcagcttcttcttttgcttCGTG TGGTTCTTGGCCAACCTGTCCTACCAGGAGGCGCTGTCTGACATGCAGGTGGCAATAGTCAACATTTTGTCGTCCACTTCAG gCCTCTTTACACTCATCCTAGCAGCCATATTTCCCAGCAACAGCACTGACCGTTTCACCTTGTCCAAACTGGTCACCGTGGCTCTGAG CATCGGAGGCGTTGCCCTTGTCAGTTTCTCCAGCATGGACAACCCCGATGAGAATGGTGTCATAG GCTCTCTGTGGTCACTGGCTGGGGCGATTCTCTACGCCGTCTACATCGTGATGATTAAGAGACGAGTGGATCGGGAGGATAAGCTTGACATTCCCATGTTCTTTG GGTTTGTGGGTCTGTTcaacctgctgctgttgtggcCGGGCTTCCTCCTGCTTCACTATACAGGCTTTGAGGCCTTTGAGCTCCCCAGCCAGCTTGTGTGGACGTACATCCTCATTAACGGCCTCATCGGCACTGTCCTCTCAGAGTTCCTCTGGCTGTG GGGCTGTTTCCTCACATCGTCTCTAATCGGGACGCTATCATTGAGCCTCACTATCCCGCTCTCCATAATGGCAGACATTTGTATGCAGAAG GTGCGTTTTTCATGGCTGTTCTTTGCTGGGGCAGTTCCTGTCTTCCTCGCCTTCATCATCGCTACACTCCTATGCCACTACAACAACTGGGACCCTGTTCTCTTGGGGCTCAGGAGAGTCTACGCCTTCATTTGCAGAAAACATCGCATTCAGAG ACTGCCAGAAGACAGTGAGCAGTGTGAAAGCCTAATTCCTCTACACGTCGTCTCCCCCAGCGAAGGAAGCCTGTGTTCGTGA